One region of Novipirellula artificiosorum genomic DNA includes:
- a CDS encoding SDR family NAD(P)-dependent oxidoreductase translates to MSNCETKRRVLITGCSRGIGLALAEHFLAADSLVIGCSRSLPPIDSDHFCHFALDLNDADAVTAMMRTVRKEHGGLDVLINNAGVASMAPVALQPPQIARNVVELNLNSMVSITHSAIRLLRSGTNPRIVNFSTVAVPYRLEGEAIYSATKAAIEQWSRVLAKELGPMGITVNVVGPTPVRTDLIRGIAEEKLEALIARQAIPRWGTVEDVINVIDFFVDPRSDFVTGQVLYLGGAG, encoded by the coding sequence ATGAGTAATTGTGAGACGAAACGACGTGTGTTGATCACCGGTTGTAGCCGCGGCATTGGGCTGGCGCTCGCCGAACACTTTTTGGCGGCCGACTCTCTGGTGATCGGCTGCTCTCGGTCGCTGCCGCCGATCGATTCCGATCACTTCTGCCACTTTGCTCTGGATCTTAACGATGCGGATGCAGTGACGGCGATGATGCGGACGGTTCGTAAAGAACACGGCGGCTTGGATGTGCTGATCAACAACGCCGGCGTTGCCTCGATGGCTCCGGTCGCTCTGCAGCCCCCTCAAATCGCTCGCAACGTGGTCGAGTTGAACCTGAACTCGATGGTTTCGATCACCCATTCCGCCATTCGCTTGCTGCGGTCTGGTACAAACCCCAGAATCGTCAATTTCTCGACCGTCGCCGTTCCCTATCGTCTTGAAGGCGAAGCGATCTATTCCGCAACCAAAGCGGCGATCGAACAATGGTCGCGGGTTTTGGCCAAAGAGCTTGGGCCCATGGGCATTACGGTCAATGTCGTCGGGCCCACGCCGGTCCGTACGGATCTGATTCGTGGGATCGCCGAAGAAAAACTCGAGGCTCTGATTGCACGTCAAGCGATCCCGCGCTGGGGGACCGTCGAAGATGTGATCAACGTAATCGATTTTTTTGTCGATCCAAGAAGCGATTTTGTAACCGGGCAAGTTCTCTATTTGGGAGGTGCGGGATGA
- a CDS encoding transposase: MDSSSQSRLRRLPAEFYRGYAWVHWIMTIDDRRTAWLDGKFYYKFREILTHVAFRNQIACPIFCMMPDHIHLLCCGLAESTDQRVAMKRLRLDANDCLKRIGYSFQRQPYDHVLRDKELEKDAIESVCDYIARNPERKGLVPIDGFADYPYTSCLLPGYPQIRLFEPTSWDTVWRTISFLKRTQCFHTPDPKRTP, translated from the coding sequence ATGGACTCTTCATCACAATCACGACTTCGTCGATTGCCGGCTGAGTTTTATCGGGGATACGCATGGGTTCATTGGATCATGACCATCGACGACCGTCGCACGGCCTGGCTTGACGGCAAGTTCTATTACAAGTTTCGAGAAATTCTGACTCATGTTGCGTTTCGCAATCAGATTGCCTGCCCCATTTTTTGCATGATGCCCGACCACATTCATCTTCTTTGCTGTGGTCTAGCCGAGTCGACTGATCAGCGGGTTGCAATGAAGCGGCTTCGCTTAGACGCGAATGATTGTTTGAAACGAATTGGCTACAGCTTTCAGCGTCAACCGTATGATCATGTGCTACGCGACAAGGAACTGGAAAAAGATGCGATCGAAAGCGTCTGCGACTACATTGCTCGCAATCCAGAACGCAAAGGATTGGTTCCGATTGATGGATTTGCAGACTATCCCTATACCAGTTGTTTACTGCCGGGATATCCACAAATTCGTCTATTCGAGCCAACAAGTTGGGACACCGTGTGGCGAACGATCTCATTTTTAAAACGCACCCAATGCTTCCACACTCCTGATCCAAAACGCACCCCGTAG
- a CDS encoding XylR family transcriptional regulator: MADPSNILLLIETSKAFGRKLLQGVSRYMSEGYCDWAVYVEERGKREPLPSWVHRFDGDGVISHSSSPAVVQSLRQLDVPMIETDMCGMGQDVPIVYSDEDALVDAAIEHFLPRGIQSFAWCQIVDRAWCRFRRNALKRRLRERGLGLAASYAPRRKRAIQWLDQRRELGDWLGTLEYPTGILCANDLCGTRLLEAARLARIAVPDQVAVVGVDNDPVLCGMAWPTLSSVEQNAERIGYLAAERLQAMLEGGPWASEPIWVRPTGVETRRSSDVIAIGEPDMVNAIQFIRDQARCGINVNDVVRHVSVSRSYLEKLFREHVGRSPKAEIQRLRLDHAKQLLQGNQSIASVALACGFKSSQYFANVFQREFEMTPGQWRKQHGGST, from the coding sequence ATGGCGGATCCTAGTAATATCTTACTGCTGATCGAAACTTCAAAGGCGTTTGGACGCAAACTGCTTCAGGGAGTCTCTCGCTATATGAGTGAAGGCTACTGCGATTGGGCGGTCTACGTTGAAGAACGGGGGAAACGCGAGCCGCTGCCTAGTTGGGTACATCGCTTTGACGGCGACGGCGTGATCTCACATTCCTCGTCACCTGCAGTCGTCCAATCGCTGCGTCAACTTGACGTGCCAATGATTGAGACCGATATGTGCGGCATGGGGCAGGATGTACCGATCGTCTACTCGGACGAAGACGCTTTGGTCGATGCAGCGATTGAACACTTCCTGCCGCGCGGTATCCAAAGCTTTGCATGGTGTCAGATTGTCGATAGGGCATGGTGTCGTTTTCGACGCAATGCGTTGAAGAGGCGACTACGCGAGCGCGGTTTGGGATTGGCAGCCAGTTACGCGCCGCGTCGCAAGCGAGCGATTCAGTGGCTCGATCAACGGAGAGAGTTGGGTGACTGGTTGGGAACGCTTGAATATCCAACGGGTATTTTGTGTGCGAATGATTTGTGCGGGACTCGATTATTGGAAGCCGCTCGTTTGGCTCGCATTGCAGTACCGGACCAAGTTGCTGTTGTGGGCGTTGATAACGATCCCGTATTGTGCGGGATGGCCTGGCCGACCTTGTCCAGTGTTGAGCAAAACGCTGAGCGGATCGGGTATCTCGCTGCCGAGCGGTTGCAGGCAATGCTTGAGGGTGGTCCGTGGGCGAGTGAGCCGATTTGGGTGCGTCCCACTGGTGTGGAAACTCGCCGTTCTTCGGACGTGATCGCCATCGGCGAACCGGATATGGTCAATGCGATACAGTTCATTCGTGATCAAGCACGTTGCGGCATCAACGTCAATGACGTGGTTCGCCACGTTTCGGTCAGTCGATCCTATTTGGAGAAGTTGTTCCGCGAGCACGTGGGGCGCAGTCCCAAGGCAGAGATTCAGCGGCTTCGGTTAGATCATGCCAAGCAGTTGCTGCAAGGCAACCAGTCGATTGCCAGTGTTGCATTGGCTTGTGGTTTCAAGTCAAGCCAATACTTCGCCAACGTGTTTCAGCGGGAGTTCGAGATGACCCCCGGCCAGTGGCGAAAGCAGCACGGTGGGTCAACGTAA
- a CDS encoding SDR family NAD(P)-dependent oxidoreductase yields the protein MDLGLSGKVALVTGAAGGLGKTIAETLAAEGAKVGVNYRSKPDEAKVVVDSIRAAGGEAIAVGGDVVDDQQVTGMFDQLESSLGIVDVLVNNAAFCPTRPTAELPSEDFMHTMNVNLGGTFRCCQQFVRRLEAADRTGRIVNISSQAAFRGSRSGKTAYDSSKRGIIGFTISLARELAAKGFGVNCVAPGLMLTEMVADAYHANPEEFNSRAPLGRIGQTQEIADVVVFLASQRASYMTGATVDVSGGLAMH from the coding sequence ATGGATCTTGGACTCTCTGGAAAAGTAGCGTTGGTGACGGGCGCTGCAGGTGGTTTGGGCAAAACCATCGCGGAAACGCTCGCGGCCGAAGGAGCCAAGGTCGGGGTGAATTACCGCAGCAAACCCGATGAAGCAAAGGTGGTGGTTGATTCAATCCGCGCCGCCGGTGGAGAAGCGATTGCCGTAGGCGGCGATGTGGTTGATGACCAACAAGTGACTGGAATGTTTGATCAGCTTGAGTCCTCATTGGGGATCGTCGACGTCTTGGTCAACAACGCCGCGTTCTGCCCAACCCGTCCGACTGCTGAACTGCCGTCTGAAGATTTCATGCACACAATGAACGTGAATCTGGGCGGCACGTTCAGATGCTGTCAGCAGTTCGTTCGTCGTCTAGAGGCAGCCGATCGTACGGGGCGAATCGTCAACATCTCTTCGCAGGCAGCATTTCGTGGCAGTCGCAGCGGCAAGACCGCGTATGACTCAAGCAAGCGAGGCATCATCGGGTTTACGATCTCATTGGCTCGGGAATTGGCAGCGAAGGGATTTGGCGTGAACTGCGTTGCCCCTGGACTGATGCTGACCGAAATGGTCGCTGATGCGTACCACGCCAACCCAGAAGAATTCAACAGTCGTGCTCCACTCGGACGCATTGGCCAAACGCAAGAAATCGCCGACGTGGTCGTGTTCTTGGCTTCACAGCGAGCCAGCTACATGACCGGTGCCACCGTGGATGTCTCCGGCGGCTTGGCAATGCACTGA
- a CDS encoding MFS transporter has translation MSDNHKMSLTVRVQLSAMMFLQFMLFAVWFVQLSAYATDMGVSGVMLSLIVSSMAIGCLVSPIVGMIADRHFASQKVLGVLNGICTLFLVIAAQVTDPTLLFLVLLGAMLCYMPTWGLTSAIAMANGPVEKFPQIRVFGSLGWVASGIFSLLALKIFGMEAFDGTNLPFYCGAATCAVATVVALLLPDTPPPAKGQETSIVDALGLRAFALTKDFHFALFIIVSVLVMIPFSIYWSYGSVFLKDAGFKQLTLTMNWGQAAEMVFMLMIPIALKQLGVKWSMTVGLLALLARYVSFYFGSTQDIQSLFYVAILVHGLIFGFFFVGGQIYIDKYAPRELRAQAQGFIFLMTFGIGLLIGNFVNGELIARHSVESIVDGETIIQYDWGYIWMVNLVISLVLLIVFALLFKDTSKLADVSSAAEGN, from the coding sequence ATGAGTGACAATCACAAGATGTCGCTAACCGTCCGCGTTCAGCTGAGCGCGATGATGTTCCTTCAGTTCATGCTGTTTGCGGTCTGGTTCGTCCAGCTCTCAGCATATGCAACCGATATGGGCGTCTCTGGAGTCATGTTGTCACTGATCGTTAGCTCGATGGCGATTGGATGTCTTGTATCGCCCATCGTGGGAATGATCGCAGACCGACATTTCGCCAGCCAAAAGGTTCTTGGAGTGCTCAATGGAATCTGCACACTTTTTCTTGTGATAGCAGCACAAGTGACTGACCCGACGCTGCTGTTCCTCGTTCTTCTCGGCGCGATGCTTTGCTATATGCCCACCTGGGGACTGACAAGTGCGATCGCGATGGCAAACGGCCCGGTTGAAAAATTCCCGCAAATTCGCGTCTTCGGCTCACTCGGCTGGGTTGCCTCTGGCATCTTCAGTCTTTTGGCGTTAAAGATCTTTGGCATGGAAGCCTTCGACGGAACCAATCTCCCCTTTTATTGTGGAGCCGCAACGTGTGCCGTCGCCACCGTCGTCGCACTGCTGCTTCCCGACACGCCTCCCCCGGCGAAAGGCCAGGAAACATCGATCGTTGACGCACTTGGCCTTCGAGCGTTTGCATTGACGAAAGACTTTCACTTCGCCCTTTTCATTATCGTCAGCGTTCTTGTCATGATTCCGTTTTCGATCTACTGGTCGTACGGAAGTGTGTTTCTCAAGGATGCGGGTTTTAAGCAATTGACACTAACGATGAACTGGGGCCAAGCGGCAGAAATGGTCTTCATGCTGATGATCCCGATCGCGCTGAAACAGCTCGGTGTCAAATGGTCCATGACCGTTGGCTTGTTAGCACTGCTGGCACGTTACGTCTCATTCTATTTCGGTAGCACTCAGGACATTCAGTCGCTTTTCTACGTGGCAATCCTGGTGCATGGGTTGATTTTTGGGTTCTTCTTCGTTGGAGGTCAAATTTACATCGACAAATACGCACCCCGAGAGCTGCGTGCCCAAGCACAAGGGTTCATCTTCCTAATGACATTCGGTATCGGCCTACTGATCGGTAACTTTGTCAACGGAGAATTGATTGCGAGACACAGTGTCGAATCCATCGTCGATGGAGAGACGATCATCCAGTATGACTGGGGCTACATTTGGATGGTCAACCTCGTGATTTCACTGGTGCTGCTGATCGTATTTGCGTTGTTATTCAAAGACACGTCCAAACTGGCAGACGTCTCCAGTGCAGCGGAGGGCAACTGA
- a CDS encoding FGGY-family carbohydrate kinase, translated as MSERYLLGVDNGGTVAKAALFDLTGKELAIARRNIELEMPHADWHEIDSDRLWQATAEAIREVIRDAKVAAKEIVSVSCTGHGNGLYLVDEAGRPTRKGISSSDSRARDYVENWNQDGIIEKLRPKTLQCNWPAQPNALLRWMIDNEPETLQRSRWALMCKDYVRMRLTGEAHAELTDYSGTSLMDVRKGEYDDEIFEAFGIESTRKLMPPVVRSTQAAGSISASAASETGLAEGTAVYGGAFDIDACGLAAGCIDPDSMVMVGGTWGNNQYITPEPLCSADVFMVSRYAIDGYYLVLEGSATSASNLEWFVDLMLADQRQQSSNVYRWCDNAVGESAPTISAPMFLPFLYGSPVNPNATGTFLGLTGQTDRAAMARAIFEGVCFMHHWHWDRLMQFRPCPKIISMTGGVARSEVWCQMFADVFNVPVQVPEAEELGALGAAMIASIGHGIYPDLAAACEQMTRINRRHEPRSEQHAVYSARRKRFLATLDALCPIWNSL; from the coding sequence ATGAGCGAACGATATCTTCTTGGAGTCGACAACGGTGGCACGGTCGCAAAGGCGGCCTTGTTTGACCTGACAGGCAAAGAACTTGCCATCGCGCGTCGCAATATCGAACTCGAAATGCCCCACGCCGATTGGCATGAAATTGACTCGGATCGGCTCTGGCAAGCAACTGCTGAAGCAATTCGCGAAGTCATCCGTGATGCAAAGGTTGCAGCGAAAGAGATCGTTTCCGTGTCCTGCACCGGCCATGGCAACGGGCTTTACTTGGTCGACGAGGCCGGACGACCGACTCGCAAGGGGATCAGCAGTAGCGATTCACGCGCTCGTGATTATGTCGAAAACTGGAATCAAGACGGTATAATCGAAAAGCTACGCCCGAAAACGTTGCAATGCAACTGGCCTGCGCAACCCAACGCTTTATTACGTTGGATGATCGACAACGAACCGGAAACACTGCAGCGAAGCCGCTGGGCATTGATGTGCAAAGACTATGTACGGATGCGATTGACTGGTGAAGCCCACGCTGAGCTAACGGACTACTCAGGTACCAGTCTCATGGATGTACGCAAAGGCGAGTACGACGACGAAATATTTGAAGCTTTCGGAATTGAATCCACTCGCAAGCTAATGCCACCCGTCGTCCGTAGCACGCAAGCGGCAGGAAGCATTTCGGCGAGCGCTGCAAGCGAAACCGGACTGGCCGAGGGCACTGCTGTCTATGGTGGTGCTTTTGATATCGATGCTTGCGGACTAGCCGCAGGTTGTATCGACCCAGATAGCATGGTCATGGTTGGTGGAACCTGGGGAAACAATCAATACATTACCCCTGAGCCGTTGTGCAGTGCCGATGTCTTCATGGTCAGCCGATACGCCATCGACGGCTACTACTTGGTGTTGGAAGGCAGCGCAACTTCGGCCAGCAATCTGGAGTGGTTTGTCGATCTAATGTTGGCCGATCAACGCCAGCAGAGCAGCAACGTCTATCGATGGTGCGACAACGCGGTTGGCGAGTCTGCGCCAACGATATCCGCCCCAATGTTCTTGCCATTTCTGTACGGCAGCCCCGTGAACCCAAACGCGACCGGCACCTTTCTGGGACTGACTGGACAAACCGACCGAGCGGCGATGGCTCGTGCAATCTTCGAAGGCGTCTGCTTCATGCATCACTGGCATTGGGACCGTTTAATGCAATTTCGCCCCTGTCCCAAGATTATCAGCATGACCGGCGGAGTCGCGCGCAGCGAAGTCTGGTGTCAAATGTTTGCCGACGTTTTCAACGTTCCAGTCCAAGTCCCAGAGGCTGAAGAGCTGGGGGCGTTGGGAGCGGCTATGATTGCATCCATCGGACACGGGATCTATCCCGATCTCGCGGCTGCTTGCGAACAAATGACGCGAATCAATCGCCGTCACGAACCCCGCTCGGAACAACATGCCGTTTACTCGGCAAGGCGCAAGCGTTTTCTTGCTACGCTGGATGCCTTGTGTCCGATCTGGAATTCCCTTTGA
- a CDS encoding cupin domain-containing protein has translation MKRRTLMKATALAAAAPFAMSIKEADAAPIKNADFYTDGKFDVEKAKDGLIAMCRRFGYPIFPEFREKLWVSDYGTGKYAELGLAALMHENHSSEDGVFMLMDLFLMPGQMLPEHWHLEGDLGIVKNEGWLVRWGKSYIGGIGNNNIAMYPEIKIPQVHCKGTTTTHHVVPATPGMFVPLAEIKSRHWQFAGPEGAIINEVANLHTDSAVRHSDQAINDNFLGI, from the coding sequence ATGAAGCGAAGAACTCTCATGAAGGCAACTGCCTTGGCCGCGGCAGCTCCCTTTGCAATGAGCATCAAAGAGGCCGATGCAGCACCGATAAAAAATGCTGATTTCTATACGGATGGCAAGTTTGACGTGGAAAAGGCCAAAGACGGCCTGATCGCGATGTGCAGACGATTTGGCTATCCCATCTTTCCCGAGTTTCGTGAAAAGCTTTGGGTAAGCGATTACGGCACCGGCAAGTATGCAGAACTGGGGCTGGCCGCGCTGATGCACGAGAACCACAGCAGCGAAGATGGCGTCTTCATGTTGATGGATTTGTTCTTGATGCCCGGTCAAATGTTGCCGGAACATTGGCACCTGGAAGGCGATCTGGGCATCGTCAAGAACGAAGGCTGGCTGGTTCGCTGGGGCAAGAGCTACATCGGTGGAATCGGCAATAACAACATCGCCATGTACCCTGAAATCAAGATTCCCCAAGTCCACTGCAAAGGCACGACAACGACGCATCATGTTGTCCCCGCCACGCCCGGCATGTTCGTTCCGCTCGCGGAAATCAAATCTCGACACTGGCAATTCGCCGGTCCCGAAGGTGCCATCATCAACGAGGTCGCTAACCTGCACACGGATTCGGCGGTTCGACACTCCGACCAAGCGATCAACGACAACTTCCTTGGCATATAG
- a CDS encoding SMP-30/gluconolactonase/LRE family protein produces the protein MLRNVLPLLVLAISSQFCLAAAPTLKQIEVDGTPTSIVLPEDTSTPDGMTVAKDGKIYLNMLNLQVAAVAAVWTIDADDQLEKLIDLPKHPDTDDVYPLGIAQGSDGNFYVADNQTFGENMDHQSRLLRVVMKGKKAVRVETVATGFIAANAVEAYGDSIYVTETCLVNDAQPHLSGVYKFDLDELSADKPAELKPDGADERLVAKFTTEADDWRSGVGANGMAITPKGVLYVCNFGEASVLTAPLKEDGFLAEPLKTLVKGKGIGSTDGMKYVHSLRKLIVADFFSNAIHLVGLKGGRVKTIAQNPNSDGAGGKLDKPSEPCVRGTTVYASNIDLPYDGNEPDKPDTLTVIQLKITDK, from the coding sequence ATGTTACGCAACGTTCTTCCTCTTTTGGTTCTGGCCATCAGCAGCCAGTTTTGCCTTGCAGCCGCACCCACACTCAAGCAGATTGAAGTCGACGGAACACCAACTTCGATTGTTCTGCCGGAGGACACTTCCACTCCCGATGGAATGACGGTCGCCAAAGACGGCAAGATCTACTTAAACATGTTGAATCTGCAGGTCGCAGCCGTCGCTGCGGTTTGGACGATCGACGCAGACGACCAACTTGAAAAGTTGATCGATCTACCAAAGCATCCAGACACAGATGACGTGTATCCCCTGGGAATCGCGCAAGGAAGCGATGGCAACTTCTATGTGGCCGACAATCAAACCTTCGGCGAAAACATGGACCACCAATCACGTCTGCTGCGGGTGGTGATGAAAGGCAAGAAAGCTGTCCGCGTGGAGACTGTCGCAACTGGATTCATTGCGGCCAATGCTGTCGAAGCCTATGGCGATAGCATCTACGTTACTGAAACTTGCCTGGTCAATGACGCTCAGCCTCATCTATCCGGCGTTTATAAGTTCGATCTTGACGAACTCTCGGCAGACAAACCCGCTGAACTGAAGCCTGATGGAGCCGATGAGCGTTTGGTTGCCAAATTCACGACCGAAGCCGATGACTGGCGATCCGGTGTTGGCGCCAATGGGATGGCGATTACACCCAAAGGCGTCTTGTACGTGTGCAATTTTGGCGAAGCATCCGTCTTGACCGCCCCACTGAAAGAAGACGGCTTTCTTGCCGAACCATTGAAAACCTTGGTCAAAGGCAAAGGAATTGGCAGCACCGATGGAATGAAATATGTGCATTCGCTTAGGAAATTAATTGTGGCCGACTTCTTTTCCAATGCGATTCACCTCGTCGGACTCAAAGGGGGACGTGTAAAAACCATCGCCCAGAATCCAAACTCCGACGGCGCTGGCGGCAAGCTCGATAAGCCCTCCGAGCCCTGTGTTCGCGGCACGACCGTTTATGCGTCAAACATCGACCTGCCTTATGACGGCAACGAACCAGACAAACCGGACACGCTGACGGTGATTCAATTGAAAATCACCGACAAATAG
- a CDS encoding SDR family NAD(P)-dependent oxidoreductase, with translation MDFENKVALVTGAAGSIGKGIASHLIAEGAQVFVTDLDQSTLDTIVSELGENCQGLAADVTVHDQVKHVVDATTNAYGKIDVLINVAGVTGKGAAIEDVDEKTWEFVFDVNCKGTFLFIKEVVPLMKATGSGSIVNFSSKSGKTGSALMSAYSSAKAAIIGLTQALAFELAGNNIRVNCVCPGITEATGVWSNVSSDYVKNMNMPHDEIVKMFTSKVPLGRLAKIDDVVQMTCYLASEKAGYMTGQAINITGGREMH, from the coding sequence GTGGATTTCGAAAACAAAGTGGCGCTGGTGACCGGCGCCGCGGGAAGTATCGGCAAAGGCATTGCCTCGCATTTGATCGCTGAAGGCGCCCAAGTCTTTGTCACCGATCTCGACCAATCAACACTCGACACAATCGTCAGCGAATTGGGCGAAAACTGCCAAGGCCTGGCAGCCGACGTCACGGTTCATGATCAAGTCAAGCATGTCGTCGATGCAACGACGAATGCCTACGGCAAGATCGACGTCCTGATCAACGTCGCGGGCGTGACCGGAAAGGGGGCCGCGATCGAAGACGTTGATGAGAAGACTTGGGAATTTGTCTTTGACGTCAATTGCAAAGGCACGTTCTTGTTCATCAAGGAAGTCGTGCCGCTGATGAAAGCGACCGGATCCGGCAGCATCGTGAACTTTTCTAGCAAGTCGGGAAAAACCGGATCGGCTTTGATGAGTGCCTATTCGTCCGCCAAGGCAGCCATCATTGGCTTGACACAAGCACTCGCCTTCGAGCTCGCCGGTAACAACATCCGCGTCAATTGCGTTTGCCCTGGAATCACCGAGGCCACCGGCGTGTGGAGCAACGTGTCGTCGGACTATGTCAAGAACATGAACATGCCCCACGACGAGATCGTCAAGATGTTCACTTCCAAAGTTCCATTGGGACGATTGGCAAAAATCGACGATGTTGTACAGATGACTTGCTATTTAGCTTCGGAAAAGGCCGGCTACATGACC